A DNA window from Ostrea edulis chromosome 5, xbOstEdul1.1, whole genome shotgun sequence contains the following coding sequences:
- the LOC125649792 gene encoding tubulin-specific chaperone C-like, with the protein MDTIGERKTEITEKLQRREEERLAGLQRKKEERGNDWGNDLTTLEGAKYFIENFNKEKSDILGTLEKIDTLCKSETIIELDRATERLLSLQKFHADSTMFLPSYDVRQSQEVLSNLQSRIQEKREKLYPKKKFAFSSKKKSTKQEENKKESNKMMPIAHEYGVQLSDCTIQKKCHECIEMTDTALIKKDVGLFDSSFCTFRLFGAPSTVHIKNLTDCVIISGPVSSSIFISDCKNCTFVIACQQLRTHSTTKSKFYLHVTSRAIIEDCSQLEFAPYTLSYMKLEEHFVAAGLDKLKNHWNDVDDFNWLASDVHSPNWSIISEEEREKFCY; encoded by the coding sequence ATGGACACGATCGGAGAGAGGAAAACTGAGATCACCGAAAAGCTACAAAGAAGAGAAGAAGAGCGTCTTGCAGGACTGCAgaggaaaaaagaagaaaggggAAATGATTGGGGAAATGATTTAACAACGCTTGAAGGCGCCAagtattttatagaaaattttaacaaagaaaAGTCCGACATACTGGGCACACTGGAAAAAATTGACACACTCTGTAAAAGTGAGACTATAATTGAACTTGACAGAGCTACGGAAAGACTGTTAAGTCTGCAAAAGTTCCACGCAGATTCCACCATGTTTTTACCTTCATATGATGTCAGACAAAGCCAGGAAGTTCTCAGCAATTTGCAGTCCCGTATTCAAGAGAAAAGAGAGAAGCTCTATCCCAAAAAGAAGTTTGCATTTTCTTCGAAAAAGAAATCCACCAAACAAGAAGAAAACAAGAAAGAATCCAATAAGATGATGCCAATTGCACATGAATATGGTGTACAACTGTCTGACTGTAcaattcaaaagaaatgtcATGAATGTATAGAAATGACGGATACTGCACTGATTAAGAAAGATGTAGGTTTATTTGACAGCAGTTTTTGCACTTTCAGATTATTTGGTGCCCCTTCAACTGTTCACATAAAGAATTTAACAGATTGTGTCATTATTTCTGGTCCTGTGTCAAGCTCTATCTTTATTAGCGATTGTAAAAACTGCACATTTGTGATAGCTTGTCAGCAACTGAGAACACATTCAACAACAAAGTCGAAGTTTTATCTGCATGTCACGAGTCGAGCAATTATAGAGGACTGTTCACAACTAGAATTTGCACCATACACCCTCAGCTACATGAAGTTGGAGGAACACTTCGTTGCTGCAGGACTAGACAAACTGAAAAACCATTGGAATGATGTTGATGATTTTAACTGGCTTGCCAGTGATGTACACTCTCCAAATTGGAGTATCATTAGTgaagaagaaagagaaaaatttTGTTATTAA
- the LOC130054953 gene encoding uncharacterized protein LOC130054953, which yields MTYRKFKAIDSNALSQAVTSSTLCSSAAIEKSLIDLTELYSSKLSSIMNSFTPPRTRTVTIRPESEWYNSFIIEAKQRRRQVERLAQIRTRGTQRNLHSAQGKALDDETKRSHFHHVTVDEVTKLIRSSANKSCELDPMPTSFVKQEVTALAPVITCIINKLLESDSFPTHFKGAIVTPLLKKASLDPDRPENYRPVSSLAYLSKLIEKVVAAQIQTYLSENNLLEPFQSAYPQGHSTETALLRVHNDVVRAIGEQKAVLLVQLDLSAAFDIVDHSRLLQILKDLGIKDTVIMWFASYITNRTQILNCQSEGSEVWCHRVGLLCPSEIGPRDRSVQHLHSIPGGPSQIE from the exons ATGACTTACCGCAAGTTCAAGGCCATTGACTCCAATGCTCTCAGTCAAGCTGTTACCAGCTCCACTCTGTGTTCATCGGCGGCAATCGAGAAGTCACTCATTGACCTCACAGAACTCTACAGCAGTAAACTCTCTTCCATTATGAACTCGTTCACACCACCCAGGACTCGCACGGTCACCATCAGACCAGAATCTGAGTGGTACAACAGCTTTATCATAGAGGCGAAGCAGAGACGTAGACAAGTTGAGAGACTGGCGCAAATCAGGACTCGTGGtacacagagaaatttacattcagCGCAGGGAAAAG CACTCGACGATGAAACTAAACGTAGCCATTTCCATCATGTTACTGTGGATGAGGTCACAAAGTTGATTAGGTCATCTGCCAACAAGAGCTGTGAACTGGACCCTATGCCTACATCCTTTGTGAAGCAAGAAGTCACAGCTCTTGCTCCCGTCATCACTTGTATTATAAATAAGTTACTTGAGAGTGATTCCTTCCCAACACATTTCAAAGGAGCTATTGTGACACCCCTTCTGAAAAAGGCTTCACTGGACCCTGACAGACCAGAGAACTATCGGCCAGTGTCTAGCCTTGCATATCTATCCAAGTTGATTGAGAAGGTTGTAGCAGCACAGATACAAACCTACCTCAGTGAGAACAATCTACTGGAGCCATTCCAAAGTGCTTACCCTCAGGGGCATAGCACTGAGACGGCACTTCTACGAGTTCACAACGATGTGGTTCGTGCCATTGGAGAACAGAAGGCTGTTTTGCTAGTGCAGTTGGACCTATCGGCTGCCTTTGACATTGTAGATCATTCACGCTTGCTGCAAATACTCAAGGACCTTGGAATTAAGGACACTGTGATCATGTGGTTCGCATCCTATATTACCAATCGGACCCAGATATTAAATTGTCAAAGTGAAGGGAGCGAAGTCTGGTGCCACAGAGTTGGGCTGCTGTGTCCTTCAGAGATTGGTCCTCGGGACCGTTCTGTTCAACATCTACACAGCATCCCTGGGGGCCCTTCTCAGATAGAATAA